GAACAGAATCAAGCATCCCCAGCCATTGACAAGGTATTGTTGGAAATTATTGGCACCACTGCCTTAACGTCGGTTCTGGTAGATGATGATTACAGTACCAATATGGGGCATGCCTTCTATTACGGTGCGACCAGAATTCCGGCGGGTGAAAAGCATTTGCACGGTGTTCTGGTGGCCTATGGCACCCTTGCTTTGCTGACGATGGATGAACAATTCCAAGCACGTGACCGGATGCTTGCGTTTATGCAGGAGATTTCCCTGCCGACCACCCTCAAAGGGCTAGATATTCATACCCAAGCAGAATTAGAAGAATTAACGGATAAGGCGATGACCATGGATGACATTCGGGTGTCACCTTATGAAATTACGCGTGAGAAGTTTCTCCAGGCAATCGAAGATTTAGAAGCCGTAACGAATGCTTAATTGACAAGATTATAGTAGAACAAGCCTTAGCCATAAGTCTGAGTGATTTTTTCAGCTCAGGCTTATTTTTTTGTTTTCAACATGGGCAAAAATAAGTAAAATGGTAGAAAACGATAATAGGAAAGAAGTGAGTCTATGAAATTCTCAAATCGCATTGAAGCTATCGGTTCTTCGCCGATTCGTCGCTTAAGTACCTATGCTGACGCTGCACGCCAGAGAGGAGTTCACGTGATTCCTTTGAATATTGGTCAACCAGACATTGAGACACCTAAGGAATTCTATGAAGCTATTTCAGACTATGAGGTCAGTGTGCTAGAATATGCGAATTCTCGAGGAATTCAAAAGACCCTTGAGACGATGCAATTATACTTGCATAATTACGGCTTGGACTTCGCCATCGAAGAGCTGATTATTACCAGTGGGGCGAGTGAGGGCTTGATGTTTACCATGATGGCCTTATTAGATGAAGGGGACGAAGTGCTCACCATTGAGCCTTATTATCCTAATTACGACAGCTTCGTCAAGATGGTCGGCGGCCGTTTAGTCACCGTTCATTCAGACATCGCAGATGGTTTTCAAATGCCTAGTTTAGAAGCCTTCCGTTCGCAGCTTACCCCGAAAACTCGGGCCATTCTTATCTCGAGCCCAGGGAACCCAACAGGACGGGTGTACCGCAAGGAGGAAATTGAGCGCTTGGTTCAGCTGGCACTGGAAGAAGATTTATTCATTATTGCCGATGAGGTGTACCGGGAATTTAACTATACGGACCGGCCTTTCTATTCTTTCGGCGACTATCCAGAGATTCAAGACCGAGTCATCCTCATCGACAGTATCTCTAAGAAATACTCCGCCTGTGGCGCTCGCATTGGCTCTATCGCTTCGAAGAATCAAGCCTTTATCGCCCATGTACTGAAGCTTTGCCAAGCCCGCTTGTCCGTCTCTACTCTTGACCAAATCGGGGCAGGGGCGATGGATTTAGTTGATGACCAGTTTGTCTATGATAACCGCGAAATTTACCAGAGACGGCGCAATGTATTAAACCGGCGTTTGAAGACAATGGAAGGGATGGTAACGAATGAAGCGGAAGGGGCATTCTACACCATTGTTAGCCTACCGGTGGATGATGCGGAGCGATTTATTATTTGGATGATGGAGAATATAACAGTGGATGGCTATACGGTTCTAGCAACTCCGGCTGAATCATTCTATACGGATAGCCAGTACGGGAAGCAGCAAATTCGCCTTTCTTACTGTGTTGAAGAAGGGATGATTGAACGGGCGATGGATATTCTGGAAGCAGCATTGGCGGCTTATCCACATAAAGTGCTTTCATAAAGGGTTGGTGATTGAAATATCTGACCGTTACATTATAATAAGTCTATAGAAAAATAAAAGGGTGACAGCATGAGAAAAACACTAATGAAATTTCTATTACTTGCTAATCTTGTTCCAGTTATTTCACCATTAACAGCTTATGCAAGAAGTACTCAGCCAGTGCCGGCTCATGGAGCGATTGAGATTTCGGCCGAATCAACCAGCGAAACGACAAGCGACGAAACCGAAGATGAAGTTCTTCGGCCAGAAGATGTCGAAGGGGCAGTTATTCACGAGCCGGTTTATCCTGAAGCATATAAGACCATCGATCCAAAGACTTTAGCCAAACGAGGGGAGCAGCGTGGCTACAATCCCAATACGATTGTAGTAGATGGCTATGAAATCCCCTATGTGGACATGCGTGGCAACACAGGCGCGGATGAAGACTACATCGCATTAAGTGAAGCCTTAGATCAGAATCTGTGTGTCTATGTTGGCGATCAAGGGATGAACACCTTCTTCGGCCACTATTATAATTTATCGGACAACGGGGTATTTAATCCCTTAAACGACGTTATTTCTTTCGGCGAAGGCTCAGAAGTCATCATAACGGATGAAGCAGGTTATAGCCGTGGTTATGAAATTACCCAAGTGATGGAATTCCTACATCCCGATCAGACATTGCAATTTTATGGCGATGATTACTTACCAACCTTAGCCTATGAAGGGAACGGCGAGGATATGGTTTACGTCCAGTATTGCCGTTGGGACTATGCACTCGGTTTATTAATCAGTAATATTGGCTACCGGGTTTGGTAGTATAGCGAAAGTCTGGCCCCAATGATTTGTGCCAGGCTTTTGCCCTAGACTGGAAATCTAAACCCTCCTATCATTATCCTTCGTAATAATTATAATGATTGCTGAACGTTGATACGACGGTATTTTCAGCATGTCTTGTATAATTATCCAATCCAGGTCAGTGGTATACATATTTTTTGCAAGGCAAAATATCCCATCAACTTTTTCGGGTTGATGGGATATATTTTTGCGTTTGTAAATGTCCACTGCTTAGTGCTGAGAGGCTGAGGAGTCTGCATCGGTGCTTGGTGTATCCGTTGCTTCGGTCATGTCTTCTGCATTCGCAGCTTCCCGAGCGTAGAAGATTTGGTTCATAATGAGCTGGGCTTTCTGCTCTTTCGTTAAGGTGCGGTCTGCATCAATCTCTTCGACACTTCTTTGGTCATAAGTCGGCTTTTGGCTTGCTGACTCCGCGGCGTGAACGGGTTCTCCTGGCGTTCTCTCAGGCAGGTGTTCCTGAAGCACTGCCTTAAAGGCGGAGCGCAGATTCTGGTCTTGGATTAGGGTGTCAATGAGTTGGTCCACTTCGTCGTTGGATTCGCCACCAGCCATTGCTTGCTCAACAGCTTCTTTAATGGCGCTACTCGTAATAGAGGCGCCTGAGATACTATCGACATCTGTCGAGTTGGCAGAGACAATTTGTGCCGGTAGGGCATCGATGGCCTTAGTGCCGATACCAGGTGTTTCCTTGTGGCTAAGCACTTCTACTTGATCAATGCTCTGGCCGTCAGAAGTCGTAACGCGTACCACGAGTTCGCCGCCTAAGCCTTGTGCGCGTCCGATATATTCGCCTTCGCCAACGGTAACCGGTTCACTTTCTGCATGTGAATCGTGGCTAGAGGCACCGGAACTTGCGTCCACGGTTGCTTGCATGGCGTCAACAGCTTGTTGGGCTGCATCGATAATAGCGTTGCGGATGGCATTGCTGGTGACCGTTGCACTGGAGATGGTGTCAACATCTAAGGAATTCTTGGCGATAATTTGTCCAGGTAAGGTCTGGAGGGCCAGATCACCGATGCCGACGGTTTCTTGCTCTTGGACGATTTCAATATTCTGGATAGCGAATTCGACGTTGAGCGCTACATCGCCAGCCATGCCGCGCGCCTTGCCGACAAAGCCTTGAGTGTGGGAAGGCGATGCGACAGGCTCGACTTCTGGCGTGTGGTTAGCTGAGGAATGCGCGTCTGCTTGAGTGTTCATAGGGTTAGATTCCTCCTTTTCTGGGTTGTGGTATTTATTGAGTGGGGCAAGAGACCCCGCGTCAGCAATTTCTTCCAAAAGACGGATAAGTGCTTGCTCTTCATTGCTACCGATAACGTAAGGGGTAATTTTGCGGTATTCAATATAAGCATTTGCCATGGCAACCGGGTAGGCTGCTAATTGATTCATGCTCGCATCATTCATCTTATTGCCGAAGGTGAGGGTCTCGTCCTTAGAAATAGCATATAAATCTTGTAAATATTCTAGGACAGCCTTCTTCCCGCCGGCCCGGGTATGGACTTCCAACCAGCCGAAGCGTCGGACAATGACATCTAAATCGGTCCGCTCTTCTTGAAGGCGGCGCCGTAATTTCTTCACATCCGGACGTTCGAGGGCGAAGTTTGCTGCTAGCTTGAAGAGAGGACGACCTTTCAATTCATCCAAGTCTTCAATCGGTTTGGCTCCAGGGTAGACCCGTTGGAGCTCACTATCTAAATAAGAACTCTTGCCTCGCTGGTAAGCGTAGACTTGCTCACCGTCATCGGCAATAAAGAGCAGATTGTCAAATTGCTGTAACTTGCTCTTATACCAAGCTAAGGCATCATCGGGCAAATCTACCTTTCGCAGCCGTTTGCCGTTATAGGTCACATAATTGCCATTATGGCTAGTTAGGTAAATATCGCGTGTATCCATTTCACTCAGGAAAGCCGTTAAATCTTGGCGGGAATGCCCGGACAGAATCGCGAAGCGAACGCCTTGCTCACCGAGGCGTTGGCGGACTGCATTAAAGCGTTCGACTTCATAGGTGAAATCATTCCGCAACAAACTGCCGTCTAAATCAATGGCGACGAGCTTTAAATCCATAGCTTACCTCATTTCTAAGTATGCTTGTACATCTTCAGGGGTATTTAAATTGAGAAACAAATGCGCTGTATTAGGAAACTGGGACCAAATCGCCCGGGGAATCATGCGATGCTTCGCTTGGCGAACGAAACGTTGAACCTTCAAATTATCCTGAAGCAAGTGTGCTTCAAGCGAATCGAGCAAGGCCAAAGAATAGAAGCTGTGAAAGGGATAAATAAAGCGCTCTTCATCTTGATTGGTCAGAATATCCACCTCAGCCTTTAACAGCTGCTGCTTTTGGTAGCGTAAGTATTCAGGGGACAAATAGGGCATGTCACAGGCAATGACGAAAAGATATTGGCTCTGACTATGGCTGAGGCCGGCATGAATTCCTGCTAGAGGCCCCTTGCCCGGGTAAATATCTTGGATAAGGCGGATGCCCGGAATATCATGCTCTTGAGCCTTATTGGTGACGAGCAGGATATCCGCGAAATGGGGCCTCAGCTGTTGGACTAAGTGATTGACTAAGCGCTCCCCGTCGAAACTTAGGAACTGCTTATCAAAGCCCATTCTTGAGCTTTGGCCCCCTGCTAAGATTAAGGCCGAGCCAAATTCTGGCCGCTTAGTCATCGGGATACAACTTGGCCAATTGGCCCTTAACGTCGAAGAAATCACTCATAAAGCGCAGGAAGACATAGCCTACCATGATTGTCGTAATATAAAGCTGCAGGCCTTGAAGTTGCTGGAAGAAGTGGCCCCAGAAATCTAGGTCCTGTTCCAACAAGTAGCCACTTACACGGCCGGATGCAACCACGCCGATAGCCATGGGGAAGGTCGTCCCGGCATAGCCAGGCGTGAAATCAAAGGTAATAAAGCGCAGCAATAAGCTGGCATAATAAGCTAAGGACAAGACGAGAAGTAGGGCCAAGCAATAAATCAGCCAAGGCTTAGGTTGCGTTGCAACGTTTAAGTAAGAGACAATACTTAAGCTGACCGGAGCAACCACAATCCCTTGGGTGTGGTAAGCGCCTTTAGCGATAGGTCGGGTGGCCAGCCTTTTGACAATGAAAGGCAATAGAACTAAGTAAATCACAATACAGTAAATAGCAATCCAATATTGCAAGGTGTTAAAGCCCATGTCCTTGCCGATAACAACCGATACAGCTAAGCCGTTATAGGTTACAAACCAAGACGGGAGGAAGTTATCCGTTTGAAAGTTGGGTGCCACGTGTTTCATCGTAAAGTAAATAATATGGGCAATATGCACGATAACTGCGATAAGCCATAAACTCCGTCCGATGCCTGGAGCATATTGGACAATATAGCTACTTAAGATCATCAGTGCCATCGTTAAGCCAGCATAGAGCGCTGATAAGGTAACTTGCTTGTATTCCTTCTGGACAATGCCTGGGAAGCGAACAATCTTTACTAAATATAGAACGCACAAAAGGCCTACCAGCCACATGGAAAGGTGACGGACCCAGGTGTAGCCCATGCCGTTATAGACGTTGCTAAGGGTTAGGACACCAACCATGGTTGGCAGTAAAGGAACGGGAAACTCACGAATTTTCTCCATTAAGCGTGCCATATACAATCTCCCCTAGCTATACAACTTTCTCAACTGCAACGGGTGCAATCTTGTAAGCCGGTTCTCTTGAATATGGATCATACTCTGAGGCGGTCAGGCGGTTACACTCGATGTAATGCAGTGGGACGAAGATTTCATCATTGCGCTGATCGCTTTGGATTTGAACATCTAATTCCTCAACCGCCCCATTATGGGAATGCACGCGGGCACGGTCACCTTCATGAATGCCCAATTCGTCTGCCAGGCCAGGTCCCATAATGAGGTAGGCGTTCGCCGGGTCAACTTGACGGGTTCCAGCAATTTCACGCGTACGCGAACGGGTATGCCAGGAGGCGGCAGAAATCCGGCCCGTATTTAAGACAATTGGGAATTCTTCCGTGGTCGGAATAGGCACAGCGCGAGGCTCTTCAAAGACGAAATTTGCCCGTTGATCGGCCGTGAAGAACTTGCCGTCTTCATATAGACGACGTTCCCGGTCTACCTCTGCCCCATTTAAAGTCGAAGGGTATGGCCACTGAATGCCATCTGAGCGGGTGAGCCAATCCCAATCGACCCCGGTAATGTCACATGGCTTGTTCCGGGTGACTTCCTTCATCAATTCAAAGGCATCCCGTGGCGTCTGCCAGCGACTTAAATCCATGCCCAAGGCCTCACCGATACCCCGAAGCACTTCAAAATCAGTCTTCTCATTGCTAGCTCGCTCTAAGACCGAGCGTACCGGAGATAAGCGGCGTTCGGTATTGATGATGGTGCCTTCTTTCTTAATAGCGGGTACAACGGGAAGGAAGTGGGTGGCGTGCTCAGACGTCTCAGTGTCATCATAGATATCTTGGACGATG
This region of Suicoccus acidiformans genomic DNA includes:
- a CDS encoding pyridoxal phosphate-dependent aminotransferase; amino-acid sequence: MKFSNRIEAIGSSPIRRLSTYADAARQRGVHVIPLNIGQPDIETPKEFYEAISDYEVSVLEYANSRGIQKTLETMQLYLHNYGLDFAIEELIITSGASEGLMFTMMALLDEGDEVLTIEPYYPNYDSFVKMVGGRLVTVHSDIADGFQMPSLEAFRSQLTPKTRAILISSPGNPTGRVYRKEEIERLVQLALEEDLFIIADEVYREFNYTDRPFYSFGDYPEIQDRVILIDSISKKYSACGARIGSIASKNQAFIAHVLKLCQARLSVSTLDQIGAGAMDLVDDQFVYDNREIYQRRRNVLNRRLKTMEGMVTNEAEGAFYTIVSLPVDDAERFIIWMMENITVDGYTVLATPAESFYTDSQYGKQQIRLSYCVEEGMIERAMDILEAALAAYPHKVLS
- a CDS encoding HAD hydrolase family protein — translated: MDLKLVAIDLDGSLLRNDFTYEVERFNAVRQRLGEQGVRFAILSGHSRQDLTAFLSEMDTRDIYLTSHNGNYVTYNGKRLRKVDLPDDALAWYKSKLQQFDNLLFIADDGEQVYAYQRGKSSYLDSELQRVYPGAKPIEDLDELKGRPLFKLAANFALERPDVKKLRRRLQEERTDLDVIVRRFGWLEVHTRAGGKKAVLEYLQDLYAISKDETLTFGNKMNDASMNQLAAYPVAMANAYIEYRKITPYVIGSNEEQALIRLLEEIADAGSLAPLNKYHNPEKEESNPMNTQADAHSSANHTPEVEPVASPSHTQGFVGKARGMAGDVALNVEFAIQNIEIVQEQETVGIGDLALQTLPGQIIAKNSLDVDTISSATVTSNAIRNAIIDAAQQAVDAMQATVDASSGASSHDSHAESEPVTVGEGEYIGRAQGLGGELVVRVTTSDGQSIDQVEVLSHKETPGIGTKAIDALPAQIVSANSTDVDSISGASITSSAIKEAVEQAMAGGESNDEVDQLIDTLIQDQNLRSAFKAVLQEHLPERTPGEPVHAAESASQKPTYDQRSVEEIDADRTLTKEQKAQLIMNQIFYAREAANAEDMTEATDTPSTDADSSASQH
- the mobA gene encoding molybdenum cofactor guanylyltransferase yields the protein MTKRPEFGSALILAGGQSSRMGFDKQFLSFDGERLVNHLVQQLRPHFADILLVTNKAQEHDIPGIRLIQDIYPGKGPLAGIHAGLSHSQSQYLFVIACDMPYLSPEYLRYQKQQLLKAEVDILTNQDEERFIYPFHSFYSLALLDSLEAHLLQDNLKVQRFVRQAKHRMIPRAIWSQFPNTAHLFLNLNTPEDVQAYLEMR
- a CDS encoding TDT family transporter, which codes for MARLMEKIREFPVPLLPTMVGVLTLSNVYNGMGYTWVRHLSMWLVGLLCVLYLVKIVRFPGIVQKEYKQVTLSALYAGLTMALMILSSYIVQYAPGIGRSLWLIAVIVHIAHIIYFTMKHVAPNFQTDNFLPSWFVTYNGLAVSVVIGKDMGFNTLQYWIAIYCIVIYLVLLPFIVKRLATRPIAKGAYHTQGIVVAPVSLSIVSYLNVATQPKPWLIYCLALLLVLSLAYYASLLLRFITFDFTPGYAGTTFPMAIGVVASGRVSGYLLEQDLDFWGHFFQQLQGLQLYITTIMVGYVFLRFMSDFFDVKGQLAKLYPDD